CTCATGGTAGGCAACCAATTCACGTTCTTTTTGTGAAACTGTCTTATCTTTCTTAGAAGGTCCAGCAATAACCCTATCTTCTGCTTCATCAATATCTGAAGCATCAATAACTGACTTGTTGCGACGGGCTGCAACCAAGGCTGCCTCGTTTAGAACGTTTTCCAAGTCAGCACCAACAAAACCTGGAGTTTGTTGGGCAACTAATTTCAAATCAACATCTTCTGCTAGAGGTTTGTTTTTAGCGTGAACTTTCAAGATTGCTTCACGACCTTTAACATCAGGGCGACCAACCAAGACTTTTCTATCAAAACGTCCTGGGCGGAGAAGAGCTGGATCAAGAACATCTGAACGGTTTGTCGCAGCGATAACGATAATTCCTTCATTACCCTCAAAACCATCCATTTCAATTAAGAGCTGGTTCAAGGTTTGCTCACGTTCATCATTTCCTCCACCGAGACCAACTCCACGTTGGCGACCAACAGCATCAATTTCATCGATAAAGATAATGGCTGGTGCTGCTTTTTTAGCATCCTCAAAAAGAGAACGAACACGACTTGCGCCAACTCCGACAAACATTTCTACAAAGTCAGATCCTGAAATGCTAAAGAATGGAACGCCTGCTTCTCCGGCAACCGCCTTAGCAAGCAAAGTCTTACCTGTTCCCGGAGGTCCCTCTAAAAGAACACCCGCAGGAATACGCGCACCAAGTTTGGTAAATCTTTTTGGATCTTTTAGGAATTCAACAACTTCTACTAATTCTTGTTTTTCTTCCTCAGCACCTGCAACATCTGAGAATCGTACCTTGATATCTTCTTTGTTAGCAGCCTTGGCCTTGCTACGTCCAAAACTCATTGGATTTCGGCCACTATTTCCTCCCATATTTCCCATCATAGAGAATAGGAAGAATAAGAGAATAGCAAACGGCACAACAGAGACAAGGATATTGATCCACATACCGCTTGAACTCTCATGTTTGACTGTTACTTCTGCCTGATGTTCAGAAGCAAGTTTTTGCAATTCTGAAACTGTTGAATCAGACGGAAGAATAGTACTTGAGAATCTTTCTACTGTTGTAGCAGTAGGAGTGAAAAATTGAATTCCTGTTTCTTCCTTACTAGTCTTAGGATTTTTATAAACACCAGACACTTCAATGATGCTACCATTTGGCTGATAGGTTAATTCTTTTACATTGTCTGCAGTAATTTCTTTTACCAGTTCTGTATAGTTAATTTTTTCGCTTCGCCCAGCAGTATTTCCAGAGTAAAAATACTGGAATCCTGTCACTAGGAAGAAGATAATTAACAAGTAGAGAAATGGGTTTCTAACTAAACCATTATTTTGTTTTTTCATTAAAGATAAATCTTTCTAATTTGAATAAACTTCTTCTTTCAATACTCCAACATAAGGAAGGTTACGATAATTTTCTTTATAATCTAGACCATAACCTACCACAAACTCATTTGGAATAGTAAAGCAAGTATAATCCGCTTCAATTTCAACAACACGTCCCTCTGGTTTGTCCAACAAAGTCGCGATTTTAACAGAAGCTGCTTCTCTTGCAATAAACATATCTCGCAGATTTTTCAAAGTTTGACCTGTATCGATGATATCTTCTACAAATAGAATATGTCTTCCTTTGATATCTTGAGTTACGTCTTGCTTGATATTGATGACACCACTACTTGCAGTTCCACCATGGTAGCTAGATACCATCATAAAGTCTATCTCAATATGTGTATCAATATGTTTGACCAACTCAGCCATAAAAGGAATCGATCCTTTCAAAATTCCAACAAGAATTGGATTTTTTCCATCATAGTCTTTGGTTAATTGTTTACCTAGCTTTTTAGCTGCTTCTATAATTTCATCATGTGAAATGAGGATTTTTTTAATATCGTGTTCTAACATCTTTTTACCTATCTATTTTTTCTATATAAAGTACAGTGTTCATTATATCATTTTTCGTGTTTTTACTCAAATCACTGGTCGCAATTCCCAAAATTGAGACAATTTCTCCAAATTGCTCAATAATAGGAGTTGTTTTTCGTTTTTCAATAGGGATTTTCAAATCTATATACAAACGCCTCAGTTTCTTTCGATGACCATTCAGCCTAATAACATCACCAGGTTTTCGATATCTAATGTGTACAGATGTTTCTCGTGAAACCGTTACTCTTTGAACAGACTTCCCTTCAATAGGAATACCAAAAGAAAATAGATACCCCATATATCGAACTTGATTTTGATAGTGTAACACAAGTTCATCTTCCTTTTCATCAGCCTGAGGACTGATTTTGCAAACTCTAAACTTTTGATACTCTTTTATCAATTCATAACCATTTTTCAATGGATGACGATACTGGCTTTTCCTTGCTAAAATCTGTCGAACTTCATCAAACTGAGACTTCGTAAGATTTAAGTCTGGGAATTGATTGAGATAGTTCTGGAGCAAGACCCCTTGAGTTTGTTCTGAGTATGAAAAGAGCTCATTCAAATCTTCTACATCAATCTGTTCAGAAAGCTCCGTTATGGTTGCTTGGTAATCTGAAACTTCCATTCCAAAATCTAAAAGGGCGGATTTAAGACGAGGATTTTCTTTTTCAAGTTCTGGTAAATACCTATTCCGAATACGATTGCGAAAATAGCTGTTCTCACGATTTGTTTGATCTTCGAAATGAAAAATTGGTGGGAAGTCTGTTTTATGAAAATGCAACAAGGGACGGATGATTTCAATATCATCAACTACTTGACTTTCTTTTATCCCTGTTAAATGGCGTAACCGACTTCCTCGAATCAAGCGCATCAAAATCGTTTCAACTTGATCATCTGCATGGTGGGCAGTGACCAAGGCAGTTGCTCCAACCTCTTTCATGATTTTCCTAAAAAAATCATAACGAAACTCTCGAGCACGCGCTTCTGAAAAGTCTCCTGAAAAGCTTGTGATATAAATAGGAAGTTCAGCTGCATCAGCTAACTTCCTTAGTTCATTTTCCTCCCAGTCAGACTCACTTCTCTGCTTGTGATTGACATGTGCTACAATCAGCTCAATTTCCAACTCTTTTTGGTAAGTAGACAATAGATGAAATAAAAACATTGAATCCAGTCCGCCAGATAAAGCTAACACGACTTTAGAATGTTTTTTGAAATACTCTTTTCGGAGAAAATGATTTAAAAAATCCCGTTTCCTCATTTTAGAACCTCATAGACATCCTTGGCTATCTTAGCAATAGTGTCATAATCAGAATTTTTGGTGAAAATAGAAAGAACGAAAGGAGAATCAGTATAGACAATGGCAGTGTCATGTTTAAACTCATCCGCATCTCCGATTTTATGAGCCACCTTAACCGAAACACCTTTTGCAATTCTTTGATTGTCAAAATCAGTCTTACTGAGAGATTCTAAGACAAAACCATTCTGATTATAAATAGCTTCCATAACTTTTCCAGCCATTTTTGAAGAAGTCAATTTATCATTCACATCCCAATCTTCACCCATAATAGTAGACATTTTTTCTTTAAAAACGCCGTCAGATTGATTGGTCACATAATAACCTAAAATATTATGAGCAACATTATCAGACTCTTTTGTTATTTTGGTAATTAACTGTTGGAGACTGTAATCTTTGTTGTCTTCTTTTTTAGGTAAACTACCACTACCTTCTGGTTTATAGGATCCAGGGAAGCTATTTACTTCTGGGATATACTTGAAACTGCTGTCCAGCGTATAGTCGCCTTGATTTATCTTATCTTGAGCATAATAAAGGTAGGCCAATTTCAAGATGCTAGCTGCATAGAGTTTGTTGTCTTCATTCACCCCAGCCTCTTTACCTGTACTCAGCTGTTTAACATAAATAGAGTAATTTTCATTCTGATAGTTGTTTGATAAGATTTCTTGAACCTTCTGGATGCGATTGTCCTCTTCTGAGACGAACTCTTTTGATACCCACCCAACTTGATCAATATGAAGAAATTCTTGTCCCTCAGCAAAGAGGGTTCTATCCACTGTTACGTGTTGATAAGGAGAGAGGATAGAAGAAATTTCTTTAACGTCATAAGGGCTGCTATAAATAACAAACCCTGGTTCCAACCATACTTGTCTATTTTGAGTTTGAACATGACTTTGATCATAGACTAAACGCTTATCTGCAAGGATAAACTGATGATTGTCTAATTTAAAAACAGGAATACCTTGTTTATTCAAACGCCATTCTACTATTTTAAAGGCGATTTCAGGAGTTAATTTACCAGACTCCTTGACAAGGTCCTCATTAGCATAGAGAGTTGTTTCTCCATATACCTTAGGGGATTCCAAAATTTCTTTATAGTAGAATCCATAGTTAGACTCAATTAGATAATAAATTTCTTGTGAAGAGTAAGGAAGCTGTTTTTCTGTGCTAACTACTCTTGAAATGATAATAAAAGCAGGTAGCAATAGAACTACTAAGAACTTACGCATTCTTTCCTTCCCTTTCTTCTTGTAATCGTAATAAATGATTTTTAGTTGCTAATTCCTCTAGTTTTTCATCTGATAAACTTAAAAACTGCTCAACAACTTTTAATATATTTTCCATGACATTACCTCGGAAGCAAATCAGGAATTGTGTAAATCGCTTCTCGTTTCTTTGAGTAATAGTACTTGGCGCGTGCATATTTTGCCACATAGTCTTCGTCTTTCAACTTTGAAGCAAAAGCGGATTCCTTATCCTTTTCATCACTGAGAGTTTGGTATTGCTCTTTCAACTCTGTCAATTGCTGACGACGTTGCAGTAACTGATTATAACTTTGGGCCAGATTGTAGGTTGGTAAAATAAACAATAAAATCATCAAAATCAGAACCCAACCCATAAAGCGATTCCTCTTTTGTCTTTCCTTCATCAGGTAACGACGACGTTGGTGTTCATTTTGAATAAAAGGATTGTTCATCTGTACAATATTTTTAGACATTTTCTTCTACCCGTGTTTCACTGAGAATTTCATACATGCCTGCTGCATCTTCTTTTTTTGTACTATCTTTCATCTCCAGTACTTTTACAAGCAACAATTTACTTCCAAAGCGAATTTCAACTTGGTCATCAACTTTCAAATCTGTTGAACTTTTGGCCAAGATTCCATTTACCTTGATTCTACCTTTATCCGCTACTTCCTTTGCTACGGTACGACGCTTAATAATTCGTGATACTTTTAAATACTTGTCTAATCTCATTTTTATTACCTCAAATTATTATTGTACCATTTTTATCCTTTTTATAGAAGAAAAACGTCAAATAGAATTAGCTTCCTTTGATTCTTTTATCTCTAGCAAACTTTCTCCAAAAATCATCAGACCTTCTAAAATTTCATAATCCTTCTTGTTTCGGACATCAAATACGACTTCCATTAATCCTCTATTCTCCGCTATAGTTGCTTTTAAGTTCGTTGCAGATAGGGATTTAAAGTAATCTTGAGCCAAAAATAATCGTTGAGTGACTTTTTCAAATTGAACTGTAATCTTATTCTCTTTTCTTTCTACGCGTTCAACAAAGACCTTATCCAAGTATGATTTGACCAAACCAATCTCTAAAAGATAGGCCACCACATCTGGATATTCTCCAAAGCGGTCCATCAACTCTTCTTGTAATTCTTCATAGTTGACACGACTGTCAATCTGACGAATTTTCTTGTAAATTTCAATTTTATGTCGTTGGTCAGAAATATAAGTATCAGGAAGATAGGCATCGATTTGTAAAATCAACTCGGCATTTCCTTTAGTTCTCGTGTTCTCATTTCCATTGCGTTTAGCAATAGCTTCCTCTAGTAACTGAGAATACAATTCAAAACCAACAGAATCAATGAAGCCCGATTGAGATTTTCCTAAGAGGTTTCCTGCTCCACGAATTGAAAGATCACGCATAGCAATCTTAAATCCAGATCCCAATTCTGTAAATCCTTTGATTGCTTCTAATCTCTTTTCAGAGACTTCACTGATTGATTTTTCTGGACGATACATAAGATAGGCATAGGCAATGCGATTGCTTCGACCAACTCTCCCTCTTAATTGATACAAAGTTGACAAACCCATATGGTCTGCATTTTCAATAAATAAGGTGTTAGCATTTGGAATATCAACGCCAGTCTCAATGATTGTGGTAGTCACCAAAATATCATACTGACCTTCAATAAAGTCCAACAAAGTGTTTTCTAACTGAATTTCGCTCATTTGTCCGTGAACATACCCAATCGAAGCTTCTGGAATCAACTCTTGTAATTCTGAAACCTTCCGATCAATAGTGTCAACTTTATTGTAAAGATAGTAAACTTGACCACCACGCTCCATTTCACGTAAGACAGCATCACGAATCACACTATCATTCTTTTCCAAAACATAGGTTTGCACTGGATACCGATTGGTCGGAGGTGTTTCAATAACAGACAAATCTCGGATTCCCAACATAGACATATGAAGGGTTCGAGGGATTGGTGTTGCTGTCAAGGTTAGGACATCCACTTGTTTCTTCAGTTCTTTCAATGTTTCCTTATGCTTGACACCAAATCGTTGCTCTTCATCAATAATCATCAAGCCTAAATCTGAAAATACAACATCTTTTGACAAAACACGATGTGTTCCAATCAAAATATCGATTTGACCATTCTTTAATTTTTCAAGTGTCTCCGCCTGCTCTTTTTTACTTCTAAAGCGACTCAATACATCAATATTAACAGCAAAATTTTGGAATCTTTCCTTAAAATTCGTATAGTGTTGTTGCGCTAAAACCGTCGTCGGGACTAGAACGACAACTTGTTTATGATCATTGACCGCCTTAAAGGCTGCACGCATTGCAACTTCAGTCTTCCCAAAACCAACATCTCCAACCAAAAGTCGATCCATGGGGTGAGAATCCTGCATATCTTTCTTGATTTCCTCAATACTGCGAAGTTGATCATCCGTTTCAACATAAGGAAAAGCATCATCAAAAGCATGTTGCTCATCATCATCAGCTGAGAAAGCAAATCCCTTCAACTGACTACGCTCAGAATAAAGTTTGATTAAATCGTCAGCTATATCCTCTACCTGGTTCTTAACTTTTTGCTTGGCCTTTTTGAAATGACCATCATTTAATTTATTAAGTTTTGGAGCTTTCCCATCACTTGAAACATATTTGGACAGTAATTGAATCTGCTCAACTGGGATGGAGATTTGATCCCCATTTTGATATTGAACACTGACATAATCACGGTGAATCCCTTTGATTTCAATTGTCTCAATTCCTAAATATTGACCAATTCCATGGATATGGTGAACAACGTAGTCCCCTTTTTCAAGTTCATTATAATCTTTTAATCGCTCTGCATTTGAAGCATGTTGTCTTCTAAACCGACGTTTTAATTTCTTTTGAAAAATCTCATGTTCAGTAATCAAGAGAATTTTTTCATCTACAAAATGAAAACCATGTCTTAGATTACCCTCAATCAAGTTTACAGATTCTTTACAGATACTTGACTTATCTCTGGAATCCAATTTAATCTGGTATTCCTCTAAAACATCCTCCAATGTTTTACTTCCCATTGAATTGCTAGACTGCAGAACAATAGTGTAGTTCATTTTTTTATATCGCTCAATTTCTTCTTTAAGAAAAGAAAATTGATTGAAAAACTCTTGCATAGGATATTGATTAAATTGATAAATGTGATCAAACTTGAGATTTCCTAATCCTTTTTGTAGATTGGAGAAAAAGGTAACTGGACTTTGTTTTTTATAGGTTTGCTCTGTATCTGCAAAATACTGCATATCAGAAAATGCTTTACCGTTCTGTAAATCTTCTGTAAAGTATTGAGCTAATTCTCTTTCAAAGACTTCATACTGATTCATCAATTTCTGGTAATCATCAAAGAATACTGGTGTATCTTTTTCAATATAATCAAATATTGTCCATGTTTTATCGTAACATAAAGATAAAAACTTCCGACTATCTGAATGCACCTGTCTTTGATGAAAACTTGACAAAATCTCTTCCAAGTATGATTTTAAAATCGGTGATAAGGTCTTTGAAATTTGCTTTTCTAAAGCTGACTGACCTCGTGTATAATCCCTTTCTCTTAAAAGTATATCACTATCTGGAAAGATGGTGAGTTCTGTTTGATTTTCTTTTGATAATTGTGTTTCTACTTCAAAAGTTCGAATTCCATCTACTTCATCCCCAAAAAACTCAATTCGGAAAGGTTCTAACTGAGACATCTCAAAAATATCTAAAATATCCCCTCGAATACTAAACTCACCTTGAGTTTGTACTTGCGTAACTTTGCAATAGCCTATTTCCTTTAATTTGTGAAGAAGGCCATGTTGGTCATATTCTTCACCAACTGAGATTTTTACAATACTATCTTTGAATATATTGGGAGAAGGTAAAATCAATCGACTTGCTGCGATATTACAAACTAAAATCCCTTTCTTAGATGAATCAGTTAAAAAACGCAAGGCTTCAACCCGCGAAATGATTTTTTCTTGTGAAGACATCAAAAACTCTACCATAGGAGAATCATCTACCAAAAATGGATAGACAAGTTCCTCTCCTAAGATAGAAAGAAGATCACTGATAATTCGTTCTGCTTCTCCATAAGTCGATGTCAGTAACACAATCTTTTTTTCTTTTTTTAGACTACTTGCAATTGCAAGAGCCTTGGTAGAAGTTGACAGACCTAACATTAGTTGCCTTTTCTTATCTATCAGATTTTGATGCCATTTTTTTATCTGATCATTTTCTGAGAATAAATCTAATAAAGTCACCATTTAGCCGTTATACCTCTGCATTGTTTTCTCAAAGTTTTTCTCTTGTAAATAGTAATTTACAGCATCGTCAACCTTGTCAACTGACTGTAAAATACCTACATAGTCATCCTGATCAAATTTACTTAAAACATGATGAACAACAGACATGCCTTTTTTAGGTCTGCCAATACCTATTTTAACACGGTTAAAAACCTGAGTACCTATATGTTTAATAATAGATTTAATCCCATTATGGCCACCTGCTGAGCCCTTTGCTCTTAAACGAATTCTTCCAACTTCCATGTCAAGGTCGTCGTAAATAACGAGTAAATCTTCAATATCCAAACCATAGTAGGTTAATAAAGCATGAACTGCTTTTCCACTTTCATTCATAAAAGTCGTTGGTTTAACAAGATAAATTTTTTCGCCATTAAGAAAAAAAGATGCTAGGTCAGCTTGAAATATCTTATCGTGTGTAAAAGTGACATTTTGTTTTTTAGCTAATTGGTCAATCAACATAAAACCAACATTGTGCTTGGTTTCAAAATATTTATCCCCTGGATTTCCTAATCCTACAAGTAATTTGGTCATTTATTTTTCCTTTCAAAAGCCAAAAGGGTTGGAATTTTTTTCCAACCTAGTTGACACTATTTGTTAAATGTTATTAGACATTAAAGCGGAATTCCATGATATCGCCATCTTGAACGACATATTCTTTTCCTTCTTCACGCAAACGCCCAGCTTCTTTTACAGCCTTTTCAGATCCATATTTCACTAGATCCTCATATGACATTGTTACTGCACGAATAAACCCTTTTTCAAAGTCTGAGTGGATAATACCAGCTGCTTGAGGAGCTTTCATCCCTCGCTTAAAGGTCCAAGCACGGACTTCTTTTTCACCAGCTGTGAAGTAAGTTCCAAGCCCAAGCAAGTGATAAGCTGCACGAGTCAACTTGTCAACGCCTGATTCAGTCAAACCAAGTGCTTCAAGAAACTCTTGCTTATCTTCCTCATCTAACTCAGAAATTTCTTCCTCAGCACGCGCGGAAATAACTACTACTTCAGCATTCTCTGTCGCTGCGAATTCACGAATTTGCTTCACATATTCGATAGAATCTGGATCTGAAACTACATCCTCATCCACATTAGCAACATAAAGAACTGGTTTAGTGGTCAAAAGGAAGAGACCTTTGACAACTTTTTGTTCTTCATCTGTAAATTCGATGGTGCGAGCTGATTTTCCATCTTCAAGGACTGGTTTAATCTTTTGAAGAACATTAAACTCTGCCACGGATTCCTTATCTTTTTGCGTACGTGCCATCTTTTCTACACGCGCATAGCGTTTATTAACTGATTCTAAGTCAGCAAGAATCAACTCCAGGTTAATAGTATCAATATCTGCGAGTGGATCCACAAAGGCATCTTCACGTCCTTGTTCACGCATGACATTTTCATCATCAAATGCACGCACAACATGAACAATCGCATCTACTTCACGGATGTTGGCTAAAAATTTATTCCCTAGACCTTCTCCTTTTGATGCACCTTTTACAATCCCTGCAATATCTGTAAATTCAAATGTTGTTGGGACTGTCTTTTTAGGAGTAATCATTTCAGTTAGTTTTTGTAGGCGTTCATCTGGAACTTCTACCATCCCAACATTTGGATCAATAGTCGCAAATGGGTAGTTTGCGGCCTCTGCTCCTGCTTTTGTAATTGCATTAAAAAGGGTTGATTTTCCAACGTTTGGCAAACCAACGATACCTGCTGTTAAAGCCATAGTTTCTCATTCTCCGTTCTCATTTCAATCCCTAACATTATAACACAAAAAGGGAAAACTTGCTAACTCTCTAACTAAAGGTTCTTAGTCAATAATCTTATTCATTTTTCGTTCAAAATCATGGCGACTCATCATGACAAGGTGGTCGCAATTGCTACATTTGATTTTGATATCTGCCCCTACACGTGTAATTTCCCAACGATTGGCTTTTTTTCCTGTTGACTTTATTGTGCAAGCATGTGGTTTTTTCATCTCAACAAAATTTCCAACTTGATACATACTACTCTCCTTTTCTTTTTCGATTATATCATAAAAGAGGCGAGCTAGGCTCAACCTCTTTCACTTAATTTGTACGAACTGGTGTGATGAGTTGCATGAAGTCTTCGTCAGTATCTGCTGGCACAAGAGTAAATGGACGAACTGCTGAGATAAAGCTAATAGTCACTTTTTCGCTATTTAAAGCCTTGAGGGAATCAATCAAGTAAGTCGGGTTGAAACTAATGGTCAAATCATCACCAGTCACCTGATCAGTATCGATTTCTTCGTTTACTTTACCAACTTCAGGAGAATGAACATGGGCGCTAACAACACCACCTCTAATTTCAAGCTTCACAGTACCATTTTGAGTCGCACTTGATAAGAGACGTGCGCGTTCCATTGATTGACGCAAATTAACAACATCAAAAGTAATTATCGTGTTAAAGTCAGTTGGAATCAAACGATCTGTATCAGGATAGTTTCCTTCTAGGAGACGAGTGTAGAAGCTTATATTTTCGCTTCTAAAGAGGATTTGATTGTTGGAAAAGAAAATCTCCACTGTTTCAATATCATCCGTAAATACAGCTGAAAATTCACGTAGAGAGCGACCAGGAATCACCACATCGAAATCATCACCATTTTTTTCAAGAGTCAATTTTTTCTGGCTAAGGCGATGAGAATCTGTCGCAACTGTTTTTAGTTCTTTATTTTGGCTCAATACGAAGTGGACACCTGTTAAGATTGGGCGACTTTCTTGCGTACTTGCAGCAAAAGCTGTTTCATTGATAATTTTCTTGAGTAGTTTTGTTTCAAGGACCAAAGGAGTACTTGCTGAAATTTCTTGGATTCGTGGGTACTGTTCGCTATCTTTTCCTTTTAGGGTGATTTCTGATTTGCCACTTGTTAAGACAATTTGTTTTTGTTCAGTCTCTTTGAAA
This genomic interval from Streptococcus oralis subsp. tigurinus contains the following:
- a CDS encoding DUF951 domain-containing protein, whose product is MYQVGNFVEMKKPHACTIKSTGKKANRWEITRVGADIKIKCSNCDHLVMMSRHDFERKMNKIID
- the dnaN gene encoding DNA polymerase III subunit beta, which produces MIHFSINKNLFLQALNTTKRAISSKNAIPILSTIKIDVTNEGITLVGSNGQISIENFISQKNEDAGLLITSLGSILLEASFFINVVSSLPDVTLDFKETEQKQIVLTSGKSEITLKGKDSEQYPRIQEISASTPLVLETKLLKKIINETAFAASTQESRPILTGVHFVLSQNKELKTVATDSHRLSQKKLTLEKNGDDFDVVIPGRSLREFSAVFTDDIETVEIFFSNNQILFRSENISFYTRLLEGNYPDTDRLIPTDFNTIITFDVVNLRQSMERARLLSSATQNGTVKLEIRGGVVSAHVHSPEVGKVNEEIDTDQVTGDDLTISFNPTYLIDSLKALNSEKVTISFISAVRPFTLVPADTDEDFMQLITPVRTN